In the genome of Mastomys coucha isolate ucsf_1 unplaced genomic scaffold, UCSF_Mcou_1 pScaffold21, whole genome shotgun sequence, the window ttcccagccaagGTGCTGGGGCTCCACGTGTGCGGCCTCTATGGCGAGTGGGTGAGCCGCACGGAGGGCGacctgggccagctggtgccagGGGACGTCGCCTGACAGTCAATACTTGTTCTCACAAGCTCGCTCTGTCCCACCTCTTTGGCTTCTAATTCTCTGGCTCTCCATCTGTGTCATCCATGTGTGTTCTTGGACTGTCCCTATCTTTCTGCATTGAGTGATCTCTTCTGCTCTCCTTTCCTCAGGGAGCttcttgttgttgtgttttgttttgtttttgtttttcgagacagggtttctctgtgtagccctggctgtcctggaactcactctgtagaccaggctggcccccaactcagaaatccgcctgcctccacctcccaagtgctgggattaaaagcgtgcaccaccactgcccagcctcagagAGCTTCTTCTGCTTACCAGTTtctcattttgtctttttctctcccGTCTTGAACTCTTCTGTCTCTGagaggtttctgtttgtttccttgtctcttggctctttctttgtttgcttgcttatttggtttttgagacagagtctcaccatatagctctgggtggcctggaacttgctatgtaggccaacctggcctcgaactcatagagatccacctgcctctgacgcCCAGTTTTCCCATCTGTCTTCCTGTGGTCCATATGGGTACATGTAACTTTTATTTCATCTCATAGAGGTGACACTTTTTCTCCCttcagtttctttgttctttactgACCAGGAGAGTGCCTAGTTGTCCCTTGGTGGCAAGGCCACCCACCCTCAGGACCTTTGTAGGCAAATCCCTCCCCCTTTGATGGCCTTCCCTTTCTAACCTCTCTACTGTCTTCCCAATGGCCCCCAGCCCTAGGCTGGTCAATggagagggaaaggcagaaaaatatcttaaagagTTTTATTagagaataaattaaatttttgtaaataaaatgtttaacaataaaactaaacgtttcataaaatgttttatgaaacaTAGTTGTTGCATGTGGGGAAAGTGACTTGAGGAGAATCGAATTTTTAGAGTACAGGAGGTTCCCGTTCCGGCCCAATACCCACAAAGGCACAGGCTGGGGTACCACCTGTCAGTTCTGAACACAAAGTGGATGTTCCTAGCAGGAAACAGATGCAACATGAGTCCTAGTGGCTGTAACATGCATTGGGCTGCCATCATTGGAGAGCTCAATAGAAAGCATCAATGGAGAGGTAGACCACGGAAAGGAACTCCAGCAAAAAGAGACCTGTGTTCAGAAAGGCCAGGTCTCCACCGGGGAATCGAGGTAGACAGAGACACGAAGCAAGACCCTGGACTTCCACAAATACAGGAAAAAGAGCATCAGGACAAGCCCAGGCGACCAAATGTTCTCTCCCTAGAGTAAAACCTCTTCAGAAGGGCTATTTTTTTTCaaccaggaaataaaaaaaaaaaaatcaatgtacagTTGGTTTAGTGATCCATCAAATAGATCCAGAGTGCCCCTCCCCCCCATATCTGGAAGGGAGTCTCTAGGGCCTGGCAGGAAGATCCAGACAATAATAAGGAGGAGAGGTTTGGCTTCCAGGAAATATTCCCAAATGCTTGGCACACAGGCCCTGTCTGCTAAGTGGGATGTGGTGTGTTCTCAGTCTCAGAAGTAAGGCAGGaatgagtcctctgaaagagaaatTCTTGGGACTTTTGATAGAAGGCTGACCTATGCTGGGTACTTGGCCTTGAGGAGAGCCAAGTCCCTCACAGCTCGGTCCGTCCAGTGGCCATATTCCCGGGTCACTATGTAGCCTCGGCATTTCCTCTCAAAGGCTGAGGCCCCAAAAGGGACAAACCCCAGAGTATCCTCTTCTGGAGGGATGGGCAGCCCTAGAGCAGTCATGATGGCAGCCATGTTGCCCAATAGGCCCTGGGCCCTGAGTCTTGCTGCTCCTAGCTGGGCCAGTAGGACAGGACTGCCAGGATTCAGATCACTCTGGTCATCTCCCACGAGCTGGAGGTGCTGAGTCAAGGCTAGGAAGGCTTCCTGGGCTCGGCTTAGCCGCTCTGCATCTTCCATTGCATGCCAGGTCTTGAAGGAGACAGCTGCAGAAGGCAGGGTGCTGAGCTGGAGTTCAGGTGCAGAGAAGCCGGGGTCACTGAAGGGGCTGCCCTGATACTGGAGCTGCAGGGGTGAGAGACAGAAGTAAGGGGTCTGAAGGAGAGACTGGCACGGTCCCAAAGGAAGCCACTCTTCCCCACCCTTCTGGAGGTGCACGGGTAATCAAGGGGACTGCAGGTTCCCTTTTGTCCTCTGTGTGTCAGCTGTGTCTCACTGAGTCACAAGAATCCATAGCTCTGCTCGACAGTGTGGTACAATGCTAGGAATAATATGCATAAAAATGAACACAGCATCTAGCGTGTATATAAATAATAACCACTACCGACTAATATATGAATATCAATGAACAGTATGACTATTTCCTTCATGTTCAATCCAAATACATTATTAGCAGGTAGTAACTGATGActctctcttgctttgttttgttttgttgttttactttctttttctttttttcaaggtttatttatttattatatgtaagtatactgtagctgtcttcagatgcaccagaagagagaagagggcatcacatctcattacagatggttgtgaaccaccatgtggttgttgggatttgaactcaggaccttcagcagagcagtcggtgttcttaaccactgagccatctctccagaccccttttttcttttcttttctttctttttttttttttttttagacagggtttctttatgcagccctggcttccctggaactctgtagaccagattagccttaaactcagagatttgcctgcctttgtagaccaggcttgctgtgaactcagaaatctacctgcctctgcctcccccacaaatgctaggactaaaggtatgtaccaccacctTTATTTtctaaacagggtctcactatgtatccatCACTGTGTATCTGTAAGTCTATAtggaggctggcctcaaacactcagaaatctgcctacctctgctacCTGAGTTTGGGACTGAAGGAGTGTACTATGTTCAGCCTCTGATGTTTTTATTCATAGTATTTAGAAGCTTATCTTCTCGTCTGTACAAATCAAGACTCACAGATTCATTTGGATTACTTGTgggttgttttgtattgttttgtttagtttttattattattttgttttgttttgtttttttcgagatagggtttctctgtgtatccctggctctcctggaactcactctgtagaccaggctggcctcgaagtcagaaatccgcctgcctctgcctcccaaatgctgggactaaaggcgtgcgccaccaccacccggccgttttgtttagtttttaaaagaattattttatgtgtatggttgttttgcttACATGCAATATCCATGTGTGTGcccagtgcccttggaggccagaagaatgaatcaaatttcctgggactggagttgtagatagttgtgagccacgatgtgagtactgagaattgaactgaaCTCAAGGGCAGCCGGTGCTTtccaccacagtgtgtgtgtgtgtgtgtgtgtgtgtgtgtgtgtgtgtgtgtgtgtgtgatctgtctCCCTGGttcctgtttgttttgaaaacagattcctggggctggtgagatggctcagtggggaagagcagagCACCaacttcggaaggtcatgagttcaaatcccagcaactacatggtggctcacaaccaccggtaatgagatctgacgccctcttctggtgcatctgaagacagctacagtgtacttacatataataaataaataaatcttaaaaaaaaaaaaaaaaagaaagaaagaaaacagattcctGCTATGTGATCCAGAATGCCTTGTACTCACAATTGTCCTTGTACCTTCTAATTGCTGAAATGACAGACATGTGCTACTATGCCAGACTTGACACTGCTTATATAAcgttttaaaaatatacactaagtattttcttgtgtgtgtgtgtgtgtgtgtgtgtgtgtgcgcacagaGTACATGCACCTGACTAAGGTGCTTTCCTTCCTACCTGTGGGTTCCCAAGATTGAACTCAGTCATCAGgttagtggcaagcaccttcacctactcagccagctttttttttttttttagattttttttttttttaaaagatttatttatttattataagtacactgtagctgtcttcagatgcaccagaagagggcatcagatctcattatgggtggttgtgagccactatgtggttgctgggatttgaactcatgacctttagaagaacaatcagtgctcttaccagctgagccatctcaccaacccagatttatttatttatttaatgtatatgtatacactgtggttgtgagccttcatgtggttgttgggaattgaatttaggacctctgctagctccagtCAGCCCCGCTCGCTTGTCCACTccacttgctcaggcccaaagatttatttattattataaataagtactctgtcgctgtcttcagatgcatcagaagagggcgtcagatctcattacgggtggttgtgagccaccatgtggttgctgggatttgaactcaggaccttcggaagagcagtcagtgctcttacctgctgagccatcttgccaaccccatctttttttttttttaagatttatttatttaatttatgtatatgagtacactgtagctgtcttcagacacaacagaagagatcacattgcagatggttgtgagccatcatgtggctgctgagaattgaacttaggacctttggaagagcaatcagtgcttttaagcactgagccatctctctacccattactcagccatcttgacattccttctttctgtaattttcagtgtggtttgttttttcctccaAAGTCTCACGTAGCCCAAGCTGCTCTTAAACTCATTGTGTGCCAaggatgatgaccttgaactcttgctgCTTCTGCCACCTAAGTGCTAGCCTTACAGATGTACGCATCACACCTAGCCTGACACAGAACCCTCACACACACTTATAGACCTAACTGATAGATCCCTAATCTCATCCCCACTTTGCAGGTAGAAAAACAGACTTATGGTATTCAACGATATGCAGGGAATAGTGGAAGAGATAAGACTAGAACCtagatatattttgtttgtttgtttgttttggctttttgagacagtgtttctttttatagccatggctgtcctggaactcactctgtagaccaggcagatcttgagctcagagatccacctgcctctgcttcctctgtgctgggattaaaggtgtgcactaccacacctagcCTAGAACTGAGATTTTGTAGCTGTAATGTTTTAAAGAACAATGTAACAGAAGAGTTGAAACCCCAGGGTCTCAGAACCAGGCAGCTATGTAATTTAGGAAGGGACAGGGCTAGGATTGGGGCTCCATTTTCTCACCTATAAAATAGATCCTTGTTCCATCATTCAGGAGAGTTTTAGGGGGTCCATGAGCCAATGGGACAGAGCACTAGACTAGACTAGAGCTGAAGTAAGCGCAGGGCATGAGCTGGTTCCAGAAGAATAACTCCGTAAGGTTctagatgtggtgtgtgtgtccttgtgtgtttgtgtatcctgtatgtatgtgtctgtgtccctgtgtgcgtgtgtgtgtgtatcttgtgtattttgtgtgtctgtgtgtatcctgtgtgtatgagtctgtgtccctgtgtgcgcgcgcgcgtctgtgtgtgcacatgtgtgtgtgtgtgtgtgtgaggtccAGTAAAAACAGAGTCACACATTATTAGTGGCTTTTTAATAAAGGTTTGTTGTAGTTTTCCTCTTTacccagctagctcccaaataattgaaaCTGGACTATTACAATTATTTAACAAGTTTTAAGGACACAACAACTGAGCAGTATTACTCtattttaatcctttcaaataatctggctacctcccagtcaAAATCCCAGTGGTACTTGTTTTAGCTCTGAGCTGGCTCTCTGGACTCCAGGTGTTTTTGCCTGCTGTCTCCTCAATTCTTTCCCCAAGGCAAATccctacttcctctctctcctcttcctaccCACTTGGCTGGCAGGAAGTCCAGCCCTATTCTCTCCGCTCCTCAGTCACTGGTTGATCAGCTTCCTTGTTGACCAATCAGGGAATAATTGGGGAGCAGTGTTTACacaacacagagagggagaagattCTCAGAACCATGCATGGGGagacagaaatcagcatttgagtaATACAAGGACAGTCTTTACACAGGGCACAATACCTACAACACATAACTTTGTGGATGAGGAGGTCAGGACCAGGGGAAGAGAGTTGGCCAGCTTGATGGCACTCAGCCATCAGTGACCACACAAGTAAATGTGTCTCTGGCTAAGAGTACCTGCCCACTTCAAATTCACAAAGAggtttccctttcccttccagcatcttctccccaacccctccaTATGCCCAATGTCACTCACATAGGTCTGTAACAAAGCTGATGTGTTCTTCTGCATGTAGAGAGCCAGGCTGTAGGCTTGACCGATGGGCTCTGATGGGGAGATGGGGGCTGCAGGACTGAGGCGTGGCAACAACAGGCTCAGCAGGCATAGGGGAGTTGCTAGGAGATATAAAAGGGCCATCATTAAGTCCCTAGCCCTCTGATTCATCATTCATTTATTCCAACAATGTCCAAAGAGGCATTTGTGGCCTGTCTTGTCTGTTCTAATCAAGGCAAAATTACCTGGTTGGCTGATGGTTTCATGCCCAGAactctcctttgagacagggtctcactgtgtaaccctggctgtcctggagctcactatgtagaccagagtggcctcaaactcacagagatccacctgcccctgcctcttgagtgctgggattacaggcctatacTACCTTTTGCAGTTGTGGAAGTATTGCTTATCTGAACATTCATTAAAGTGTTCCCTTAATGGAAATCCATCCAACTCTACAAGGATGCCGACAACTATAATGTGTACTTTACAGTACATTTGTtactttcaatttaaaaaaaaaatttgaattgggccagagagatagctcagcagttaaaagcactggctgctcttccaaaagacccaggttcagttcccccagcacccacatggtgacctACAACTTTCCttaactccaatttcaggagatctgatgctctcttttgacctcctcaggcacagaaatcaatgataaaaattaaaaacatcagcaacaacaaactttgaaaaaaaatcaaaggatgtACTCAGAACCTAGTCACTTCCCTCCTCCTTGCCGGGTGTAGCACCACAAGCCGAGGCCTGTCCCCCCTCTTCCCTGGTCTCTCTTCCTACCTGGTAGCCCCCTGGTATAGTCCACCCATCCAAGCAAGCCTCTTCTCACTCAGTGTAAGCTCAGGTCAGCAGAGCTTCTGTTCCCTCAGCactggctttgtttgtttatttgtgtttgtttttcaaaacaggatttctctgtgtagccctggccatcctagaaccCAGgatctttagaccaggctggcctggaactcacagattaatttacctcctcctcctccaccttctactttcatgtcctGTAGATAGAAATTTACATttctagctgggctgtggtgatgcatgcctttaatcccagcattcagaagttctgtgagtttgaggctagcctggtctataaaccagccagggatacacaaagaaaccctgtctcagagggggAAAAATTTAGATTCTGTGTATGAGAGAAATCAAGCAATATTTGTTGGAATCTGACTTATTTTGCTTAGCATAACGATCTAAGTCCCTTCATTTTGTCTGAAAATGTTATCATTTCATTCTTCTATGGCTGACTATAATTCCATGGTGTgtaaagtacattttctttttccattcatcTGCTGCTGGGCACGCTAGCTGGATCCAGATCTGGCTACTGTGACTAGTCTTGCAATATGGATGTATAGATATTGAGGACGTAGTCCAGCCTtcttggcttttggtttttgggttttttgtttgtttgtttatttgtttttccagacaaggtttctctgtgtaatagagccctggctgtcttggagctcactatggagaccaggctagcctagaactcacgcagatcctcctatctctgtcttccagagtgctggaactaaacGCATGCACTACCATGGCAGGCCCacctttttggtttggttttggttttggttttggtttgaggcagggtttctagCAGTGCAAAATTACACTCACTTTATGTTGGAGAAAACCCCACAGCTATATGCATGCAATATAAGCCAGAAAACCTTTTGGTGTTTTGTCTTGAGGTAGGATCTCCTCCCATCTCaatgctcaggctggccttgagctttctGACCATCTTCCTGCTGCTCGAGccagagttctgggatcacaggtgttgGGAACCTGATTGTTTCCCACTTGAATACAAATGATCCTCCCACCCCCTGGTACAGCTTGTGCTTCCATCCAGTGTGAGGTCAtccacctgggggtggggggacagaaaTATAGGATGGTCTCCTTAACTGTCTTACATCCCCAAACTCCAGAACTTCAGAGCCAATCAGAAGAGAACTGAAAGTCAGCCAGGTGgtgtgtgcttttaatcccacTAGAaagggcagatctctgagttctataacagtctggtctacacagggagaccctgacttattttaaaaagaaagaaagtagacgGAGCACAGAGATGCCTTCAGAGTTGGTTCAACAAGGTTGAGTGAGCTCATCTCTTCTCACGTGCCATTATTATTTCCTTGTTTGTAGACAGGGTCATgttatgtagcctaggatggaatttgctatgtattccaggctagccccaaacttaCCATCcagcctcaacctcccaagtgttgggattacggACTTGTACCACTGCCCCCAGTATGTCTTCTTTGTTGCTTGTAGCACAAATCTGACAGGGCAGTCGCCACCCCCTGTAGATGTCTGTTCCCTTCTGTGTATCCCACATCTCCTTACAGTACAGTTAGCCTTCCATGTCTGCAGCCATGCATTCATGCAACTGCAGATACAAAATCACACTGGGCGTACAAAGattgttttccttccctcctaAACAATACAACATACTACTTACACAGTATTTCCATTGCATCAAGGGTTATAATAGTCTAGAGgagatataaagtatataaacagATGTGCATaggttatatatgtatatgtatgtatatacatatgtacacacacataaatacatatatacatgtatatacatatatacacacatatatacacatatatgacattttatttaagaGACTGGGCATCATTGGAGTTTGGTCTctgctggggaagtctggaaatCAATCCTCTGTGGATGTCAAGAGACAACTGTACCAATGCACAGTGGGGCTTCTATAACCACTCCTTGAATGGATGGTGAGTAAGTTCTTCTATGTGTAAGAATGTATGGGTTCCCAGCAGTTCTACAATCATTGGGTAACCAAGCTGAACAGGATGCAGCTGGCAAAGCCATCTTCCCTCCTGGCTTCTGGGCCCTGGTGCCCTGTACCCTCACTCACCTAGCAGGCAGTACATCCTCCCTCCTTGGCTCCTTCCTCTGCAGTCTCTGGGTCTTTCCAGGGCACCTGTCCTGTTCCTTGGGTAGCTTTATACCTGGGACTGAGCCCTAGAGCCGCCCAGGAGGGAGGGGAGCTATTCCTTAGGAAAGCAGCAGACAGGGCCCTGCCAGAGAATGACACAGACCCAGCCAGGGCACAGAATAGAGAGTTTTGGGAAGGACCAAGATGAGGGCATATATTCCAGGGGAACCAGAAGCCCCCAGGGCAAGGAATAGCCAGTAAAGGGGACACTAAGGTGACACCCTAGACCCCTAGGGCCCCCAAATTTGACCTTAAACCCTGGTGGTTGGAAAGGAGGGGGCAAGGGCGGGAGAGGATTATGGGGGACAAAGGGAGCCCTGCTCCCTGCTGCTCTGCACGTCCTGGGATCCAGTTTCCCTGGAGGAGGCCGCCCCCTGCTCCGCCCATGAGGACCCAGGTACTGGGCCCTGGCTTTCAAGAAGTTTGGAAAAGGAGCAGGGGGAGTGATTTGAGAAGCCCATGACCCACACCCAGGTGTGCCCCTGAATACAGGAACATGCACCGCACAGGCAATTTCACATGTTCATTTGCTCAAGTACTCGTGGGTCATAAGCCGGTCCCTACTCCAGGTGCTTGGCACAGAATATGGAACAAGATAGGCAAAAATCCCTGCCCATGTGGAGCCGATCCTCCTAGGCATGTCTGTATGCACATATCCTATCAGGCTTGCGTGTACCAGAGTCctagacagatacatacatacctgtataaatacacacagacaaacacatccCCAGACACTTGAAATCCCAGCTAGAGCACCTATGCATGCAGATGTGCTGCAGATGTGCACTTGGAGGCAGTCACACTTCTCATGTGCAGCTGACAGGAGTCCTCACCCGGCCACATCTCAGTCTCTAAGATAGTCCTGTCCCTCTGCCTAGGCACAGTATACATGTGTAAGTGGCCTCACGTGCACACTCCTGAGACTTGTTTCCTCTCTGGGGATGTCccaggggtgggggcggggtgcaGAAAAGCTCATTCTGGCCCC includes:
- the LOC116100915 gene encoding cardiotrophin-2, translating into MYCLLATPLCLLSLLLPRLSPAAPISPSEPIGQAYSLALYMQKNTSALLQTYLQYQGSPFSDPGFSAPELQLSTLPSAAVSFKTWHAMEDAERLSRAQEAFLALTQHLQLVGDDQSDLNPGSPVLLAQLGAARLRAQGLLGNMAAIMTALGLPIPPEEDTLGFVPFGASAFERKCRGYIVTREYGHWTDRAVRDLALLKAKYPA